A single window of Mycolicibacterium madagascariense DNA harbors:
- the gluQRS gene encoding tRNA glutamyl-Q(34) synthetase GluQRS, with translation MSPAGRFAPSPSADLHIGNVRTAVLAWLFARSSRRRFLMRVEDLDDRSSHDVAARQLRDLAAVGLDWDADPEYQTAHRDRYDAVIADLVDRGLTYECFCSRRDIAQAPRAPHAPEGAYPGTCRDLTAAQRAERRAEGRPPALRLRSQTTEFTVTDLLHGTYTGVVDDMVLRRGDGVPAYNLAVVVDDAAAGVDQVVRGDDLLPSSPRQAYLGSLLGHPQPVYAHVPLVLNAEGRRLAKRDGAVTVGEIGAPRAMAQIAASLGFSATTPEGMLAEFDPARLPRAPWTFVPR, from the coding sequence ATGAGCCCCGCCGGCCGCTTCGCACCGAGCCCGTCGGCGGACCTGCACATCGGCAACGTGCGGACGGCGGTTTTGGCGTGGCTGTTCGCCCGTTCGAGCCGCCGGCGCTTCCTGATGCGCGTCGAGGATCTCGACGACCGCAGCTCCCACGACGTCGCCGCCAGGCAGCTGCGCGACCTCGCCGCCGTCGGCCTCGATTGGGACGCGGACCCGGAATACCAGACGGCGCACCGCGATCGGTACGACGCGGTGATCGCCGACCTCGTCGATCGCGGGCTGACCTACGAATGCTTCTGCAGCAGAAGGGACATCGCCCAGGCGCCCCGCGCACCGCACGCACCCGAGGGCGCCTACCCCGGCACCTGCCGCGACCTCACCGCGGCCCAGCGCGCCGAACGGCGTGCCGAGGGTCGACCGCCGGCGCTGCGATTGCGTTCGCAGACAACAGAATTCACGGTCACCGACCTGCTACACGGCACGTATACGGGCGTGGTCGACGACATGGTGCTGCGCCGCGGTGACGGCGTGCCCGCCTACAACCTCGCCGTGGTGGTGGACGACGCGGCCGCCGGCGTCGACCAGGTGGTCCGCGGTGACGACCTGCTGCCCTCGTCCCCACGACAGGCCTACCTCGGCTCGCTGCTGGGCCACCCGCAGCCGGTCTACGCCCACGTGCCGCTGGTGCTCAACGCCGAGGGCCGGCGACTGGCCAAACGCGACGGCGCCGTCACCGTCGGCGAGATCGGCGCGCCGCGGGCGATGGCGCAGATCGCCGCGTCGCTGGGGTTCAGTGCCACGACGCCGGAGGGGATGCTGGCCGAATTCGATCCGGCGCGGCTGCCCCGTGCGCCCTGGACATTCGTCCCCCGGTGA
- a CDS encoding phosphotransferase enzyme family protein, translated as MAEQPFVSDDEEPFVSDDEEPFVSDDVEVAAHALAAYDVAPGSTLRLLNLSENATYELTDAGTGARSILRVHRKGYHRQHEIESELAWLDALRRDCDVAVPTVLATRDGRRVVTVDHDGTPRHVVHFEMVAGAEPDETTLTVEDFHTLGRITAALHDHSRNWQRPNEFERFAWDWEHSLGDQPRWGRWRDAVGVGDAEADVLGRASELLRRRLEDYGTGTDVYGLVHADLRLANLLVDGDRITVIDFDDCGFGWYFYDFGTAVSFFEDDPAVPEWQDAWVTGYRTRRELSARDEAMLPSFVLLRRLLLLAWMGTHSHSRESQAISVTYAKGSCELAERYLTTH; from the coding sequence GTGGCCGAGCAACCGTTCGTCTCCGACGACGAGGAACCGTTCGTCTCCGACGACGAGGAACCGTTCGTCTCCGACGACGTCGAGGTCGCCGCGCACGCACTCGCCGCCTACGACGTCGCCCCCGGTTCGACCCTGCGGTTGCTCAACCTGTCGGAGAACGCGACCTACGAGCTGACCGACGCCGGCACCGGAGCGCGGTCGATCCTGCGGGTGCACCGCAAGGGCTACCACCGCCAGCACGAGATCGAGTCCGAGCTCGCCTGGCTCGACGCGCTGCGCCGCGACTGCGACGTCGCCGTGCCGACCGTGCTGGCGACGCGCGACGGGCGCCGCGTGGTCACCGTCGACCACGACGGCACGCCACGCCACGTCGTGCACTTCGAGATGGTCGCCGGTGCCGAGCCCGACGAGACGACGCTGACCGTCGAGGACTTCCACACCCTCGGCCGGATCACCGCCGCCCTGCACGACCATTCGCGGAACTGGCAGCGCCCCAACGAGTTTGAGCGATTCGCGTGGGACTGGGAGCACAGCCTCGGCGACCAACCCCGCTGGGGGCGGTGGCGCGATGCCGTCGGCGTCGGCGACGCCGAGGCCGACGTGCTGGGCCGCGCGAGCGAGCTGTTGCGCCGCCGCCTGGAGGACTACGGCACCGGAACGGACGTCTACGGCCTGGTGCATGCGGACCTGCGCCTGGCCAACCTCCTCGTCGACGGGGACCGCATCACGGTCATCGACTTCGACGACTGCGGATTCGGTTGGTACTTCTACGACTTCGGCACCGCGGTGTCCTTCTTCGAGGACGACCCGGCCGTGCCCGAATGGCAGGACGCCTGGGTCACCGGGTACCGCACCCGCCGGGAACTGTCTGCGCGCGACGAGGCGATGCTGCCGTCGTTCGTGCTGCTGCGCCGCCTGCTGCTGCTGGCCTGGATGGGGACGCACAGCCACTCCCGGGAATCGCAAGCGATCTCGGTCACCTACGCCAAGGGCAGTTGCGAACTCGCAGAACGTTATCTGACCACCCACTGA
- a CDS encoding cytochrome P450, with protein sequence MTQTVDPQALLVQLLDPANRANPYPVYREVLARGPLPLPKNNLVVFSSFADCGDVLRHPESASDRLKSTVAQREIAKGATPRPLGQPGFLFLDPPDHTRLRKLAQQAFAPKVVRSLEPDVEGMVAGLLDAVADADGFDAVADLAHPLPVAVICRMLGVPLADEPEFSRASALLAQGLDPFSTITGALPEDFAARLEAGRWLRGYLADLIAERRAAPREDLISALIAAEEDGDQLTTDEFVATCNLLLIAGHETTVNLIANAMLAMLRHPRYWAELAADPQRASSIVEETLRWDPPVQLAGRIAAEDMTIGETPVPKGDTMMLLFAAAQRDPAAFERPDVFDPDREGLRHLAFGHGVHFCLGAPLARLEARIALSAVTARFPTARLAAEPTYRPNVTLRGLATLPISPASRRKRP encoded by the coding sequence ATGACGCAGACCGTCGACCCGCAGGCGCTCCTCGTACAGCTGCTGGACCCGGCCAACCGGGCCAACCCCTACCCGGTGTACCGCGAGGTGCTGGCGCGCGGCCCGCTGCCGCTGCCCAAGAACAACCTGGTGGTGTTCTCCTCGTTCGCCGACTGCGGCGACGTGCTGCGCCACCCGGAGTCGGCCAGCGACCGGCTCAAGTCGACGGTCGCGCAGCGCGAGATCGCCAAGGGCGCGACCCCGCGCCCGCTCGGGCAGCCGGGCTTCCTGTTCCTGGATCCGCCGGACCACACCCGGTTGCGCAAGCTCGCCCAGCAGGCGTTCGCGCCGAAGGTGGTCAGGTCACTGGAGCCCGACGTCGAGGGCATGGTCGCCGGGCTGCTCGACGCCGTGGCCGACGCGGACGGCTTCGACGCCGTCGCCGACCTCGCCCATCCGCTGCCGGTGGCCGTCATCTGCCGGATGCTCGGCGTGCCGCTCGCCGACGAGCCCGAGTTCAGCCGGGCATCGGCGCTGCTGGCGCAGGGTCTCGATCCGTTCAGCACGATCACCGGTGCGTTGCCCGAGGACTTCGCGGCCCGCCTCGAGGCCGGCCGCTGGCTGCGTGGCTACCTCGCCGACCTGATCGCCGAGCGGCGCGCCGCCCCGCGCGAGGACCTCATCTCGGCGTTGATCGCCGCCGAGGAGGACGGCGACCAGCTCACGACCGACGAGTTCGTCGCCACCTGCAACCTGCTCCTGATCGCGGGCCACGAGACCACCGTCAACCTCATCGCCAACGCGATGCTGGCGATGCTGCGACATCCGCGGTACTGGGCCGAGCTGGCGGCGGATCCGCAGCGGGCGTCGTCCATCGTGGAGGAGACGCTGCGGTGGGATCCGCCCGTGCAGTTGGCGGGGCGGATCGCCGCCGAGGACATGACGATCGGTGAGACGCCGGTGCCCAAGGGCGACACCATGATGCTGTTGTTCGCTGCGGCGCAACGGGATCCGGCGGCGTTCGAGCGGCCGGACGTGTTCGACCCCGATCGGGAGGGACTGCGGCACTTGGCTTTCGGCCACGGCGTGCACTTCTGCCTCGGCGCGCCGCTGGCCCGGTTGGAGGCCAGGATCGCGCTCTCCGCCGTGACGGCGCGCTTCCCGACGGCCCGGCTCGCCGCCGAGCCGACCTACCGCCCCAACGTCACGCTGCGCGGGCTGGCCACCCTCCCGATTTCTCCCGCGAGCAGACGTAAACGGCCCTGA
- a CDS encoding amino acid ABC transporter ATP-binding protein: protein MTGSAEDEYRVVAAGVEKAFGANRVLKGVSFTVRRGTATAIIGPSGSGKTTLLRTLNALDRADAGVIRVDDVELDFGTPVSKPDVRRFQSRSGFVFQGHNLFPHRTVLQNVIEGPVFVQKRPRDEAVAEAVALLDQVGLADKQDRYPYQLSGGQQQRVGIARAVALKPQLLLFDEPTSALDPELVGEVLSVIKDLAVEGWTLVIVTHEIQFAKQVSQQVLFTDDGLILERGTPDEVIGDPKEERTRQFLDRILNPL from the coding sequence ATGACCGGTTCGGCCGAGGACGAGTATCGGGTGGTGGCCGCGGGCGTCGAGAAGGCGTTCGGCGCCAATCGGGTGCTCAAGGGGGTCTCGTTCACGGTGCGGCGCGGCACCGCGACCGCCATCATCGGGCCGTCCGGTTCCGGCAAGACGACACTGCTGCGCACCCTGAATGCGTTGGACCGCGCCGACGCCGGGGTCATCAGGGTCGACGACGTCGAACTCGACTTCGGCACACCCGTGTCCAAGCCCGACGTGCGAAGGTTCCAGTCCCGCAGCGGTTTCGTGTTCCAGGGCCACAACCTGTTTCCGCACCGGACGGTGCTGCAGAACGTGATCGAGGGCCCGGTGTTCGTGCAGAAGCGGCCGAGGGACGAAGCCGTCGCCGAGGCCGTCGCCCTGCTCGATCAGGTCGGGCTGGCCGACAAGCAGGACCGTTACCCCTATCAGTTGTCCGGCGGTCAGCAGCAGCGCGTCGGCATCGCACGGGCAGTGGCGCTCAAACCCCAGCTGCTGCTGTTCGACGAGCCGACCTCCGCGCTGGATCCCGAGCTCGTCGGCGAAGTCCTCTCCGTCATCAAGGATCTCGCCGTCGAGGGGTGGACGCTGGTGATCGTCACCCACGAGATCCAGTTCGCGAAGCAGGTGTCTCAGCAGGTGCTCTTCACCGACGACGGCCTCATCCTCGAACGCGGCACGCCCGACGAGGTGATCGGCGATCCGAAGGAGGAGCGCACCCGCCAGTTCCTCGACCGGATCCTCAACCCGCTCTAG
- the fabG gene encoding 3-oxoacyl-ACP reductase FabG → MFTSLQGRTAIVTGGSKGIGRGIAETFADAGVNVVVTGRTESDVDACVAALAGKPGAVSGVKADVTSQEDCRRVVATAVERHGALDIVCANAGIFPSGRIEDLTPDDIEEVIGVNFKGTVYIVQAALAALTDSGHGRIIVTSSITGPITGFPGWSHYGASKAAQLGFIRTAAMELAPKNITINAVLPGNIVTEGLIEMGQEYMDGMTAAIPAGRLGSVADIGNAALFFATDEAGFITGQSLVVDGGQVLPESQEAIGEQ, encoded by the coding sequence ATGTTCACCTCGCTGCAGGGCCGCACGGCCATCGTCACCGGAGGAAGCAAGGGCATCGGGCGCGGCATCGCCGAGACGTTCGCCGACGCCGGGGTCAACGTCGTCGTCACCGGCCGCACCGAATCCGACGTCGACGCCTGCGTCGCCGCGCTGGCGGGCAAGCCCGGCGCGGTGAGCGGGGTGAAGGCCGACGTGACGAGCCAGGAGGACTGCCGCCGCGTCGTGGCCACCGCCGTGGAACGCCATGGCGCACTGGACATCGTCTGCGCCAACGCCGGGATCTTCCCGTCCGGCCGGATCGAGGACCTCACGCCCGACGACATCGAGGAGGTCATCGGCGTCAACTTCAAGGGCACCGTGTACATCGTGCAGGCGGCGCTGGCCGCACTGACCGACAGCGGGCACGGCCGGATCATCGTGACGTCGTCGATCACCGGGCCCATCACCGGCTTTCCCGGCTGGTCGCACTACGGCGCCAGCAAGGCCGCCCAGCTCGGCTTCATCCGCACCGCCGCAATGGAATTGGCGCCGAAGAACATCACCATCAACGCCGTGCTGCCCGGCAACATCGTCACCGAGGGCCTCATCGAGATGGGCCAGGAGTACATGGACGGGATGACCGCGGCCATCCCCGCGGGGCGCCTGGGTAGCGTGGCCGACATCGGCAATGCCGCGCTGTTCTTCGCCACCGACGAGGCCGGCTTCATCACCGGGCAGTCGCTCGTCGTGGACGGCGGCCAGGTGCTGCCCGAGTCCCAAGAAGCGATCGGCGAGCAGTAG
- a CDS encoding ABC transporter permease subunit (The N-terminal region of this protein, as described by TIGR01726, is a three transmembrane segment that identifies a subfamily of ABC transporter permease subunits, which specificities that include histidine, arginine, glutamine, glutamate, L-cystine (sic), the opines (in Agrobacterium) octopine and nopaline, etc.), producing MSYHLRRAVPALLLLVALAAAACGSSQHAGQTTPSSGVLRVGTEGTYAPFSFQDPATGKLAGYDVDVANAVGAKLGKRVEFVQTPWDSIFAALEANRFDVVANEVTITPERASKYDLSEPYSVGEGVVITRANDDSIRSVADLKGKTVGATVTSNWAQVSRDAGATLAPVEGFTQAITLLNQGRVDAVVNDSIAFHAYQAETNDQSVKIAATIPQRSEQAFAARKNSGLLPELNKALDELRADGTLASISQKYLKADASGGPAAGGAQPATRSAWQLIGANLWPLAKAAITVTIPLTVISFVIGLVLALIVALGRLSSNRVISSVARFYISIIRGTPLLVQLFIIFFALPQAGIKLDPFPAAVIAFSINVGGYAAEIIRSAIQSIPKGQWEAAETIGYHYAGALRRIILPQAARVAVPPLSNTLISLVKDTSLASTILVTELLRTAQVAAAPTFEFFALYGTAAVYYWVICLVLSFGQNRLEHRLERYVAR from the coding sequence GTGAGCTACCACCTCCGCAGAGCTGTGCCGGCGCTGCTGCTGCTCGTCGCGCTCGCCGCCGCCGCGTGCGGGTCGAGCCAGCACGCGGGGCAGACCACACCGTCCTCCGGAGTGCTCCGAGTGGGCACCGAGGGCACCTACGCGCCGTTCAGTTTTCAGGACCCCGCGACCGGGAAACTGGCCGGCTACGACGTCGACGTCGCGAACGCGGTGGGCGCCAAGCTCGGCAAGAGGGTCGAATTCGTCCAGACGCCTTGGGATTCCATCTTCGCCGCGCTCGAGGCCAACCGCTTCGACGTCGTCGCCAACGAGGTGACGATCACCCCGGAGCGCGCAAGCAAGTACGACCTGTCGGAGCCCTACTCGGTCGGGGAGGGCGTCGTCATCACCCGCGCGAACGACGACTCGATCAGGTCGGTGGCCGACCTCAAGGGCAAGACCGTCGGCGCGACCGTCACCAGCAACTGGGCCCAGGTGTCCCGTGACGCCGGCGCGACGCTGGCTCCCGTCGAGGGATTCACGCAGGCGATCACCCTGCTCAACCAGGGTCGCGTCGACGCCGTGGTCAACGACAGCATCGCCTTCCACGCCTACCAGGCCGAGACCAACGACCAGTCGGTGAAGATCGCGGCGACGATTCCCCAGCGGAGTGAGCAGGCCTTCGCGGCCCGCAAGAACAGCGGTCTGCTGCCCGAGCTGAACAAAGCGCTCGACGAACTGCGGGCCGACGGCACACTGGCGTCGATCTCGCAGAAGTACCTCAAGGCGGACGCGTCCGGCGGCCCGGCGGCAGGCGGCGCGCAACCCGCGACCCGATCGGCGTGGCAACTCATCGGCGCCAACCTGTGGCCGCTGGCCAAGGCGGCGATCACGGTCACGATCCCGCTGACGGTCATCAGCTTCGTCATCGGCCTGGTGCTCGCGCTGATCGTGGCGCTCGGTCGGCTGTCGTCGAACCGGGTGATCTCCAGCGTCGCCCGCTTCTACATCTCGATCATCCGCGGCACCCCGCTGCTGGTGCAGCTCTTCATCATCTTCTTCGCGCTGCCGCAGGCCGGCATCAAGCTCGACCCGTTCCCGGCCGCGGTCATCGCGTTCAGCATCAACGTCGGGGGCTACGCCGCCGAGATCATCCGTTCGGCGATCCAGAGCATTCCGAAGGGTCAGTGGGAGGCCGCCGAGACCATCGGCTACCACTACGCGGGCGCGCTGCGGCGCATCATCCTGCCGCAAGCCGCGAGGGTGGCGGTCCCGCCGCTGTCCAACACCCTCATCTCGCTGGTGAAGGACACCTCGTTGGCGTCGACGATCCTGGTCACCGAACTGCTGCGCACCGCACAGGTCGCGGCGGCGCCGACGTTCGAGTTCTTCGCGCTCTACGGGACGGCCGCCGTGTACTACTGGGTGATCTGCCTGGTGCTGTCATTCGGCCAGAACCGCCTGGAACACCGACTGGAGAGGTACGTGGCGCGATGA
- the hpnE gene encoding hydroxysqualene dehydroxylase HpnE — translation MAAERARYVVIGGGVAGLASAVWLAEAGHDVTLLERRGHLGGRTHAMRAERVDDLPDNGQHVIASGYEHLFRYLTSIGTRQFVAFPATSTLRWPDGRKVVVRTTGFGAVRQLFGVHPDAGVHDRLRAARATVRLGWQALHPPADLGDLTTEQWFTRVGMPSPAREALWDWLALGIAAEPVSQGSAKVFAKVLATGFRMGVRHRRAITIGYPTVDLDTLLVSGALSFFAAHGVRVRYRAVARRIRIEGGAVTGVQLTDGTVVPADGVVCAVPNSNVGGLLDDLPEHAEIDSAADTLSYTPIVSTNLYLDRPLGTESAFEGLIGGTGVIDEVFDRQLMHGRSTERGWLYCLTTSGAYEQIHRTSDAIVAEQLALLRRYYPAARDAEVLEAQVVKMPRATFSQVVGMDSLRPPQRTSVPSLVLAGDWTATDWSATMESAAQSASAAVELLLARKYEA, via the coding sequence ATGGCCGCCGAACGCGCACGGTACGTCGTCATCGGCGGTGGTGTGGCGGGTCTCGCGTCGGCCGTGTGGCTGGCCGAAGCGGGCCACGACGTCACGCTCCTCGAACGGCGCGGACACCTCGGCGGGCGCACCCATGCGATGCGCGCCGAGCGGGTCGACGATCTGCCCGACAACGGTCAACACGTCATCGCCAGCGGCTACGAGCATCTCTTCCGCTACCTCACCAGCATCGGCACCCGGCAGTTCGTCGCCTTCCCCGCCACCTCGACGCTGCGGTGGCCGGACGGCCGCAAGGTCGTCGTCCGGACCACGGGGTTCGGCGCGGTACGCCAGCTGTTCGGCGTGCATCCCGACGCCGGGGTGCACGATCGGCTGCGGGCCGCGCGGGCGACCGTGCGCCTGGGCTGGCAGGCCCTGCACCCGCCCGCGGACCTCGGGGACCTGACCACCGAGCAGTGGTTCACCAGGGTGGGCATGCCTTCGCCTGCGCGTGAAGCGCTGTGGGATTGGTTGGCGCTCGGCATCGCCGCCGAGCCCGTGTCACAGGGGTCGGCGAAGGTGTTCGCCAAGGTGCTGGCCACCGGGTTCCGCATGGGTGTGCGGCATCGTCGCGCGATCACCATCGGCTACCCGACGGTGGACCTCGACACCCTCCTCGTCTCGGGTGCGCTGTCGTTCTTCGCCGCCCACGGGGTGCGGGTGCGCTACCGCGCGGTGGCGCGCCGCATCCGGATCGAGGGCGGCGCGGTCACCGGTGTGCAGCTGACCGACGGCACGGTCGTGCCCGCCGACGGCGTGGTCTGCGCCGTGCCCAACTCGAACGTCGGCGGACTGCTCGACGACCTGCCCGAGCATGCCGAAATCGATTCAGCGGCAGACACGTTGAGCTACACGCCCATCGTCAGCACCAACCTCTACCTGGACCGGCCACTGGGGACCGAGTCCGCCTTCGAGGGGCTCATCGGTGGCACGGGTGTCATCGACGAGGTGTTCGACCGACAGCTCATGCACGGCAGGAGCACCGAGCGCGGGTGGCTTTACTGCCTGACGACCAGCGGGGCCTACGAGCAGATCCACCGCACCAGTGACGCCATCGTCGCCGAGCAACTGGCATTGCTGCGCCGGTACTACCCGGCCGCCAGGGACGCCGAGGTGCTCGAGGCGCAGGTGGTCAAGATGCCGCGGGCCACCTTCTCACAGGTGGTCGGCATGGATTCGCTGCGTCCACCCCAGCGGACGTCGGTGCCGTCGCTGGTGCTGGCCGGGGACTGGACCGCCACCGACTGGTCGGCCACCATGGAGAGCGCGGCCCAAAGTGCCTCCGCCGCAGTGGAACTGCTCCTTGCGAGGAAATACGAGGCCTAG
- a CDS encoding flavin monoamine oxidase family protein has translation MAPPREADVVIVGAGLSGMIAARRVLAAGLVPVVLEADERVGGRILTEVVDGVPLDLGAQWIGDTHERMFRLAAELGVDTFAQYDEGETSYQIGSPDVLGENDFHDRHAAELADLQRVLRRLDELAADVPVEAPWLAPRAHEWDAITAAAWYDAQGLSPVARTLLEICTVGILAVPTAELSFLHLLFTIQTCGVTAELFAESEGGAQTTRFVGGTGEITRRLAELIADHLVLDSPVLLIEHDADRVTVHCRGGLVVLARRVIVAISPTLAGRIMYDPPLPGVRDQLIQRSPNGSAMKAFFVYDEPFWRTAGFNGQLISDVGPARMSNDSGHPGDGRGVLLLFLEGEQARTFGRLPQEQRRTALTAELVQHFGAKAARPAHYLDGEWSERQWTRGCYNANHGPLVWTNFGSALSAPIGAIHWASTDTATRWSAYMEGAVEAGERAAAAVVLSISSRADAKGPR, from the coding sequence ATGGCACCGCCCCGCGAAGCCGACGTCGTCATCGTCGGCGCCGGCCTCTCGGGCATGATCGCCGCCAGAAGGGTGCTCGCCGCCGGGCTGGTGCCCGTCGTCCTCGAGGCCGACGAGCGGGTCGGTGGACGCATCCTGACCGAGGTGGTCGACGGGGTGCCTCTGGATCTCGGCGCGCAGTGGATCGGCGACACCCACGAGCGGATGTTCCGGCTGGCTGCCGAACTGGGCGTGGACACCTTCGCCCAGTACGACGAGGGCGAGACGTCGTACCAGATCGGCAGTCCGGACGTGTTGGGCGAGAACGACTTTCACGATCGCCATGCCGCCGAGCTGGCCGACCTGCAACGCGTGCTGCGCCGCCTCGACGAACTCGCCGCCGACGTGCCGGTCGAGGCGCCGTGGCTGGCGCCGCGGGCCCACGAATGGGATGCGATCACCGCAGCCGCCTGGTATGACGCCCAGGGGCTCTCGCCGGTGGCCAGGACCCTGCTGGAGATCTGCACCGTCGGCATCCTGGCGGTGCCGACCGCCGAGTTGTCGTTCCTGCACCTGCTGTTCACGATTCAGACGTGCGGCGTCACGGCCGAACTGTTCGCCGAGTCCGAGGGCGGCGCCCAGACGACGAGGTTCGTCGGCGGCACCGGCGAGATCACCAGACGGCTCGCCGAGCTGATCGCCGACCACCTCGTGCTCGACTCGCCCGTGCTGCTGATCGAGCACGACGCCGACCGGGTCACCGTGCATTGCCGCGGCGGGCTCGTCGTGCTGGCGCGCCGGGTGATCGTCGCGATCTCCCCGACGTTGGCGGGACGCATCATGTACGACCCGCCGCTGCCCGGCGTCCGCGACCAGCTCATTCAGCGGTCACCGAACGGCTCGGCGATGAAGGCGTTCTTCGTCTACGACGAACCCTTCTGGCGCACAGCTGGTTTCAACGGTCAGCTCATCTCCGACGTCGGCCCGGCCCGGATGTCGAACGACAGCGGCCATCCCGGCGATGGGCGCGGCGTGCTCCTGCTGTTCTTGGAGGGCGAGCAGGCCCGCACGTTCGGACGGCTGCCGCAGGAGCAGCGCCGCACCGCGCTGACCGCGGAGTTGGTGCAGCACTTCGGCGCCAAGGCGGCGCGCCCCGCTCACTACCTCGACGGCGAATGGTCCGAACGGCAGTGGACCCGCGGCTGCTACAACGCCAACCACGGTCCGCTGGTGTGGACGAACTTCGGGTCCGCGCTCAGCGCGCCCATCGGCGCCATCCACTGGGCCTCTACCGATACCGCCACGCGGTGGAGCGCCTACATGGAGGGTGCCGTCGAGGCGGGCGAGCGCGCCGCGGCCGCCGTCGTGCTCAGTATCTCCTCGCGAGCAGACGCAAAGGGCCCTCGATAG
- a CDS encoding GntR family transcriptional regulator → MVKPTEQLRRRIVADINAGVPGAKLGSERELAERYSTSRSSLRQMLAALEEAGLVHRAIGRSGGIFISHTQVQRSLSDVVGVPAFLANQGYVAGTRVLATKITAPDHIAQTSLRLGPDDFVVEIQRVRLADGSPISLELAQFPAEAFPGLLEKQLGGSLYEILERDYGLVTSHADERIEAVNATPDEASLLAIEPGSALLLITRIAYDQDGAPCEYSRDLFRGDRTRLAVTVQGQGIGVQSPAATATVALQSNAVA, encoded by the coding sequence GTGGTCAAACCGACCGAGCAGTTGCGGCGACGCATCGTCGCCGACATCAACGCGGGCGTTCCCGGCGCGAAGCTGGGCAGCGAGCGCGAACTCGCCGAGCGGTACTCGACCAGCCGCTCGAGCCTGCGCCAGATGCTCGCAGCGCTGGAGGAGGCGGGCCTGGTGCATCGCGCCATCGGCCGTTCGGGCGGCATCTTCATCAGCCACACCCAGGTGCAGCGCAGCCTGTCCGACGTCGTCGGCGTCCCCGCGTTCCTGGCCAACCAGGGGTACGTCGCCGGGACCCGCGTGCTGGCGACGAAGATCACTGCGCCCGACCACATCGCGCAGACGTCGCTGCGGCTCGGCCCGGACGACTTCGTGGTCGAGATCCAACGCGTCCGGCTGGCCGACGGATCACCAATCTCGTTGGAGCTGGCCCAGTTTCCCGCCGAGGCCTTTCCCGGCCTGCTCGAGAAGCAGCTCGGCGGATCGCTCTACGAAATCCTGGAGCGCGACTACGGGCTGGTCACCTCGCACGCCGACGAGCGCATCGAGGCCGTCAACGCGACGCCGGACGAGGCGTCCCTGTTGGCCATCGAACCCGGGTCGGCGCTGCTGCTCATCACCCGCATCGCCTACGACCAGGACGGGGCGCCGTGCGAGTACTCCCGCGACCTGTTCCGCGGTGACCGCACCCGGCTCGCGGTGACGGTCCAGGGCCAGGGCATCGGCGTGCAGTCCCCCGCCGCCACCGCGACCGTCGCGCTGCAGAGCAACGCCGTCGCCTAG